Genomic DNA from Burkholderia plantarii:
CTGTACGACGCGCGCTGGTTCCACCAGCTCGCGCTGGTGATGGGGCCGACCGGCTTCATCACGCTGCTGGCCGGCTGGATCACGACCGAGGCCGGACGCCAGCCGTGGGTGGTGTACGGCGTGATGCGCACCGCCAACGCGGCCTCGCCGCTCACCACGCAGCAGGTCGGGCTGTCGCTGATGACGTTCGTGTTCGTCTATTTCCTGGTGTTCGGCACCGGCATCTACTACCTGCTCAAGCTGATCAACGCGGGGCCGGCGCTGCTCGACGCGCCGCACGGCGGCGGATCCGGCACGGACCCTCACGCCGACGGACACGGCGAGCAGTCGGGCCGCCGCCCGCTGTCGGCCCCGGACCAGCTGATCGACGCCGCCTGAGCGCCGCCACGACACGAACCGCACAAGGAAGCACAAGGAACTCTCATGGACGTCACCGTCATCTGGGCCGCGATCATCGCCCTCGGCCTTTTCATGTACGTCGTGCTCGACGGCTTCGACCTCGGCATCGGCATCGTCTTCCCCTTCTTTCCCGACGAACGCGAACGCGACCTGATGATGAACACGGTCGCGCCGGTCTGGGACGGCAACGAGACCTGGCTCGTGCTCGGCGGCGCGGGCCTGTTCGCGACCTTCCCGATCGTCTACGCGACCGTGCTGTCGGCGCTCTACCTGCCGCTGATCTTCATGCTGGTGTGCCTGATCTTCCGCGGCGTGTCGTTCGAGCTGCGCGCCAAGGCACGCCGCACCAAGCATCTGTGGGATCTCGCGTTCATCGGCGGCTCGGCCGGCGCGACGTTCTTCCAGGGCATCGCGCTCGGCGCCTACCTGCAGGGCATCCCGGTGGCCGACGGCCATTTCGCCGGCGACCCGTTCGGTTGGCTCACGCCGTTCTCGCTGCTCACGGGCCTCGGCCTCGTCGCCACCTACGCGCTGCTCGGCTGCTGCTGGCTGGTGGCGAAGACCGAGGGCGACCTGCAGCGCCGCCTGCACCGCGTGGTGTGGCCACTCACCGTGGTGCTGCTCGCGCTGATCGGCATCGTCAGCATCTGGACGCCGCTGCAGGAGCCGGCCGTCGCGCAACGCTGGTTCGGCTCGGGCCTGTTCGTCTACCTGATGCCGGTGCCGTTCCTGGTGGTGGCCTGCGGCGCGTGGATGTACCGCGCGGTGCGCGCGCGGCGTGATACGCTGCCGTTCGTGCTCGCGCTCGCGATCGTCGCGCTCGGCTACATCGGGCTGCTGGTGAGCCTGTTCCCGTATGCGATCCCGCGCAGCGTCACGCTGTGGGAAGCGGCCGCGCCGCGTTCGAGCCAGATCTTCACGCTGGTCGGCGCCGCGGTGATCCTGCCGATCATCATCGCCTACACCACCATGGGCTACTGGGTATTCCGGGGCAAGATCCGCCATGAAGACCAGCACTACTACCACCACTGAGCCGGCCGCCGGCCGTCCCTCGCGCGATGCGCGCCGCCCGGGCCGCCTGCCCGGCTGGGCCTGGTTCGTGCTGCTCTGGATCGGCGGCGTGGCCGGCGCGGTCACGCTCGGCTACGCGTTCAAGATCTTCATGAATCTCACGCTGTTCGCGGTCACGAAGTAATCACGCGCAGCGCGCGCCCCACCCCGGCGCGCGTTCAGCGCAGGAACGGCGCGATCTCGACGGCGGCCTCGGCGAAGCGCTGCTCCAGGAAATCGAGCAGCGCCCGCACGCGCGGCGCCATGTACTGATTGCGCTGGAACAGCGCATGCACGGGCAGATCCGGGCAGCGCCACTCGGGCAGCAGCAGCACGAGGCGCCCCGCGCGCAGGTCCGCACCCACGTCCCAGATCGATTTCATCACCGCCCCGCGTCCCTCGATCGCCCATTCGCGCGCGAGCGCGCCGTCGTTGGTCTGGCGCGCGCGCTCGGGCGGCACCGTCACGTGGACCGTCTCGCCGTCGCGCTCGAAGCGCCACTGGTTCGCGATGCCGGCCGACGAACCGAGCAGCACGAACGCGTGGCCGGCCAGCTCGTCGGGATGCCGCGGCGCGCCGCGCGCCGCGAGATAGGACGGCGCCGCGCACAGCACGCGGCGGTTGTCGGCAAGGCGCCTGGCGATCATCGCGCTGTCGGCCGGCACGCCGAAGCGGATCGCCAGATCGATGTCGTCGTGCAGCAGGTTCGACAGCGAATCGGCCAGCACCAGCGTGAGCGTTACCTGCGGATGCCGGTCGTTGAATTCGTCGAGCCAGCGCCGCAGCACGACGCGGCCGAAATCGGAAGTGGCCGACACGCGCAGCGCGCCGCCGATCGACGCGCGCCCCAGTTGCAGCGCCACGCGCGCGTCGTCGAGCGTCTGCAGCGCATGCCGGCAGTGCTCGAGGTAGAGCCGCCCCTCGTCGGTCAGCCGCAGCTTGCGCGTGGAGCGCTCGAACAGCTGCGTGCCGAGCGCGCGCTCGAGCTTGACGAGCCGCGCGCTGGCCGCCGCCGGCGACAGGCCGAGCTTGCGGCCTGCCGCCGACAGGCTGCCGAGGCTGGCCGCTTCCACGAAGAGTCGAATGTCGCCGAGGTTGTCCATGCGGTGCGGGTCGGGTACGGATCGAGTGCGGATCGGAAGCGCGGCGCGCCGGACTCGCGCCGGACTCGCGCCGGGCCGCGACACGCGCGGCAGACGGCATGGTAACGCGGCGCGGCGGCGGCGCGGCTCGACGGGTCGATCGGCGTCGGCCCGCCCCGTGGCGCGCGAGCGCGGCCGGACCGACGTGCCGCGCGCGCGTGACGGCACGGCGTTGCGGCGTCACGGCTTCACGACGCCCAGTTGCGTGAGGAATGTCAAGTTATCCTCAAGATGCCAGTTCTCGGCGATCCGGCCGCCGCGAATCCGGTAGATGTCGGTCGCGATGAAATCGACCGGCTGGCCACGGCCCCGCACGGCGCCGAAGCTTCCTGTGAAATGGCCGCTGAAGCGCAGATGCGCGACCACGCGATCGCCGGCCACGATCATCTGTTCCACCTCGCAATGCACGTCCGGCACCGCCGCATGAAACGCCCGCGATGCGGCGAGCGGCCCGGCCACGCCCTGCGCGCGCCCGGGCGGCAGCGTGCGATCGACGAAGTCCGGCGCGAGCGCCGCGCGCGCCTCGGCCTCGTCGCCGGTCGACCAGAACGTGTCGTAGAGCCGGGCCGCATGAAGCTGTTCGGCAAGCTGCCGGGCCGGCAGGCTGCGATCGGCGGTCAGTTGCTTCGGCTGCACCAGGGCGGCGGCCTCGGCCCGCGCCGGCACGGCCGGCGCCAGCGCGGTGGCAACCACCGCCAGCAGCGCGCCGGCGGCCCTGGTCGTAGCGGTCGCGCGCCGGGCGCGACCCATGAAAGAATCGATCAGCATGAGAATCTCCCGCCTCGCGGCGAACGGATCGGCCGCGGCGCGTCAGGCCGTGGCGGTGTCAGAGGCGTCGTGGACGAGCGCCGGGTAATCGCTGTAGCCGCGTTCGTCGCCGCCGAACAGCGTGCCGCCGTCGAAGTCGGCGAGCGGCAGATCGTGCGCGAGCCGGTACGGCAGGTCCGGGTTCGCGACGAACGGGCGGCCGAACGCGACGAAGTCGGCATGGCCGTTCGACAGCACCCAGTTCGCGCGCGCGAGGTCGTACTTGCCGGCCACGATGATCGGCCCCGTGAAGCGCTCGCGGATCTCGCGGCGGAACGTTTCGGTGAATTGCGGGGCATCGTCCCAGTCGGCCTCGACCAGATGCAGGTAGGCGATGCCGCGCGCCTGCAGCCAGGCGGCCGCGTCGAGCATGGTCGGCAGGATGTCCGGGCACGCCATGCCGCGCGCGGTCAGGAACGGTGCGACGCGGATCGCGGTGCGCGCCGCGCCGACTTCCGCCGCCACCGCATCGACCACTTCCTGCAGGAAGCGCAGGCGGTTCTCGCGCGAGCCGCCGTATTCGTCGGTGCGCTGGTTCGAGGTGGTGCGCAGGAACTGGTCGACGAGATAGCCGTTCGCGCCGTGGATCTCCACGCCGTCGAAGCCGGCCGCGATCGCGTTGCGGGCCGCCTGCGCGAAGTCGCGGACGATCTGCTTGACCTCGGCGTTCTCGAGCGCACGCGGAGTCGGGCAATCGACCATCTCGCCCACGCCGGTCGCGGCGTCGACCTTCCAGATCTGGCCGTCGAACGGCACCGCGGACGGCGCGACCGGCAGCTCGCCATGGTGGAAATCGGGATGCGACATGCGGCCGACGTGCCACAGCTGCAGGAAGATGCGGCCGCCCTGCGCATGCACGGCGTCGGTCACGAGGCGCCAGCCCGCGATCTGCGCCTCGCTGTGGATGCCGGGCGTGAACGAATAGCCCTTGCCCTGCGGCGTGATCTGGCTCGCCTCGGTGACGATCAGCGCCGCCGAGGCGCGCTGCGCGTAATAGCGCGCGTTCATCGCGTTCGGTACGTCGCCGGGCTGGGTGCTGCGGGCGCGCGTCATCGGCGCCATCACGACGCGGTGCGCGACGTCGCGGCCGGCCAGCCTGGCGGCGGTGAAGAGATTGGCGGTAGGCATGATGGGTTGCTCCTGTCGGGTGGATGCGGATTCGTTCGAATGGATCGCGTGGATCAGGGGATGGGTCATTCAGGCTGGAGCGCGATGCGACGTGGTGACGAATTCGACGGTCACGCCGGGCGCGATCGGCACGAACAGCTGCAGTTCGTTCGTCAGCGGCACCTCGCCGAGCCGGTATGCGATGCGCCGGCCAGCCAGACGGCCGAGCAGCGCCTCCCATTCGGCACGCTCGTCGACGCGCAGCGCGACGTGATCGATTCGAGGCACGCCGGGCGCCGCCGTGGCGGGCAGCGCCGCGCGTATCAGGTGAATCGCCGGGCGACCGCCGAGATAGAACCAGCGGCCCTCCACCGAGAACGGCGGACGCGGGCCGGCCTCGAGCCCGACGACGTCGGCGAAGAAGCGGCAGAGGGCGTCGAGGTCATCGGTAACGAAGGTCGCGTGATCGAGGTACATGTTTCAGCCTGGGTGCAAGGAAACCGGGATCCATTCTGAATACGTAGCTCGATATTGATAATTGGGCTGCCTGTTGAATGATTTTCAAAAAAATTGGAATGATGCGAAGAGGGAACTGCGCGGCGCGCGCACGCCGCCGCCGCGCGTGCGGCGCGGCGAGACGGGCATCAAGGGGGAAGCGGCGCCGGGCGGAAATGCCCGGCAGCCGTCATGCGCGGCGCGGGAAGGCCGGCGGAAGGCAGAAGGAAAAACGAACGCGATTCAGCGGTGCCGCGTCACCGACGATGCGTCGAGCACGCGCTCGATCTCGCCGATCATCCGGTCGAACCAGCGCCGCAGGCAGCCGTTCGACAGCGAACGCGGGATCGACCACGCGATCACCTTGTACACGTCGTTGCGGCGCACCTTCGACGCATGGCCCGGCGCGAGCCACGCGCCGTTGACCACCAGCAGCCGCAGCGTCATCAGCCCGATCGCGATCGGCCAGATGCAGGCGAGGCGCAGCCGCATCGCGGTGGGCGGGATCGCGAACGTGTAGTCGATCGCCGCGCCGAAGTGCCCGAGCGCGACCCGCACCAGTTCGAGCATCACCGGCCGCGCGAGACGCGACGCGTCGTCGCCGAGCAGGTCGGCCGGCGCGATGCGCTCGCGCGTGAGACGGTCGGCGGGCAGATAGCAGCGGCCGATCCGCAGGTCCTTGGCCGCGTCGCGCAGCACGTTCGTCAACTGCAGCGCCTTGCCGAAGCGGATGCCGAGCGCCTTCATGGTGTCGGCGTCCCGCCGCAGCACGCCCGGCTGATGCGCGAGCGTCATGGTGGTCCAGAATTCGCCGACGCAGCCGGCCACCATGTAGGTGTAGTGATCGAGCGCCGCGTCGTCGGGCAGCGCGTCGAGCCGCCCCGACGTCTCGTCCGGAAACGTCACGAGATCGAACTCCATGCCCTGCGTGAGCGTGGTCACGATACCGCGCACCGCCGCGCGGTCGGTCTCGCCGAGCTGCGCGAGGATCGCGAGCGCCGGGCCGAGCGATTCGAGCAGCACCTTCTCGTCGGATTCGGTCTGCTGGCTCGCAACCTCGGCCGCGATCGTGCGCAGCGCCGCCTCGTCGGGCGTGCCGTTGACCTGCTCGCGCAGCGACAGCAGCCATTCGAGGCGCCGGGCCGGCGGCAGTAGCGAGGTGTCGGCGATCGTGTCGGCCGCGCGCGCCAGCAGGTAGGCAAGGCCGATCGGGTCGCGCATGCCGGCGGGCAGCACGGCGAGCGTCAGGTAGAACGAGCGCGATACCCCCTTCAGCAGGGGGCCGAGCAGGAACGCGCGGGAGGCTTGGGTCATGCGGGATTCGGGTCGTCGTGAAAACGGGCAGCAAAACGGGCAGCCGCATTGTATCCGGCAACGCGGCCGCCGCCGGCCCCGGCGCGGCCGAGGCAGGGTTTATGCGCAAAAACTCTTATTTTTTAGATAGCGTGACGGAGCGATCGGCAACGCGGATTGCCCGCTGGGGTACCGCGATGCGTACAATCGCACCCATTTGATTTGGACGAAGGGTGCCGACGATGGCAATGAAGAAGACGGATCTGGAAAAGAACAAGGCCCTGAAGCTGACGCAGGCGATGAAGCAGTCGGGTTCCGCGCGCTTCGGCAAGGCCACCGCCGACGCGGCGGCGCTCGACCGGCGCGAACGCCGCCGCATCGAGCAGGCGCAGGGCCTCGTGCCGTTCGCGTGCAAGCTCAACGTCGAGCTGGTGGCGGGCCTGCAAAAGCAGGCGGCCGACCATCCGGAGGGGATGACGGGCCTGCTGACCGAGCTGCTGACGGCCGGCCTCGCGCAGCGCGCGCAGTAGGCACGACGCGGGCGACGTCCGGCGGCATCCGCGCCGCCGGCCCGCCGCCCGCCGCTCCGCGCGGCGCGGAAACCGCCGCCGCGCGCGCTTTCCGCCAGGCAATCGCCCGGCACTCACTTCACGGCCGGGAAATCCAGCGTCGTATCGTTCGCGCGGTTGATCAGGTTCGTGAACGTGATCGACGTGATCGCGAGGCTCACCTCCACCACCTGCCGCTCCGTGAAACCGGCCGCGATGAAGCGCTCGAACGCTTCGGCGGGCACCGTGCCGCGCGTCGTCACGAGCGTGCGCACGAAAGCCACCAGCGCGTCGCGCTTCGCGTCGCCGGTGGGCTCCCCGGCACGCACCTGCTGCATCGTCTCGGGCGACAGCCCGGCGAACTTGCCAGCCAGCGTATGCGCGGCGACGCAGTAGTCACAGCCGGCCGCTTCGCTGACCGCGAGCTTGATCGTCTCGATCTCCGCCTTGCCGAGCGTGCCGCCGGCGACGATCGCATCGACGCCGAGCATCGCGGCGAGCGCTTCCGGGTGATGCGTGCCGATCGTCGCGTAGGCGTTCGGCACCTTGCCGACGGCCTTGCGGATCTTCGCGAACACTTCCGCGGCGGCACCGGTGGCATCGGCGGGGGCAAGCGTGGAAAGACGGGACATGATGGGCTCCTTGGGTCGGTTGGCCGGTTTCGCCGGCTTCGTCACGGCTGTGACGGTGAAGCCAGTTTAGGCCCGCGCCGCGAGCTTATGAATGCTCGAATTTCTCTCATTCATGCTCTTTCGTCTCATCGAATCCAGCCTCGCCGTTTTTACTCGCCCGACGGCGTCGCCCGGTGAGCGCGGAGCGCAATGCCCGTCGCGCCCGTCGAACCTCGGAAAATGACCGCCTCGCCTTTCGCGAAGCGCGGCGATCGAGCACGACAGGCGCGCCGGCCCCGCGGCTCGCGATGCCGCGAGCATGGGCCGACGCGTTTCATTCGCGATCCTGATTCATTCCACGCAACACCGGCCGCCGAAAATCGAGCGGATGGACGTCAGGCCGGCGCGTGCCAGACGTAGGCGTCGAACGGTGCCGCGAGCGGCGGGCGCGCGACGCTGCCGGTGTAGTTCGTGATGGTCGAGGCGGCCACCACGGCGATCACCTCGAGCACCTGGGCCGAGTCGAAACCGGCGTCGAGGAACGCTTGCAGCGCGGCCGGCTGCAGGTGGCCGCGCGTCTCGATCAGCATGCGGGCCAGCGTCGACAGCGCATGCCGGCGCGCGTCCTCGGGCGAGCGGCCGGCGCGCAGCGCGTCGACCTCGGTGCGCGGCACGCCCTGTTGCAGCGCCAGGCCGGTATGGAACGCCACCGCCCACTCGCAGCGGTTGGTCACGGCGTTGGTCAGCAGCAGCGTCTGGATCTCGGCCTCGGACAGGCTGCCCGAATGCACGTTGGCGAACACGGCGACGAAGCCGTTGAGCAGCACCGGCGAGGCCGCGATCACCCCGGCGATCGCCGGGATCGTGCCGAACGCGGCATGCAGCTGCTCGAGCGCGGCGACCGATTTCTGCGGTGCCGAGGCGATCGAATGGATGGGGAATGACGACATGAGGCGCTCCTTGTGTTGAACGCGCGACGGAGGTGTCGCGCGATGAACCAAGGTTAGGGCCGGCCGCGCGGCCGGCCAATTACACGACAGGTAATCAAACGGCGGCGGGGCCGAGCGAGACGAAACGAAAGCGCAACGAGACCGGACACGGCGGCCCGGCAGCAAAAACAGAAAACGGCAGGCGGAAAGCGCAGCACGCGGCGCGCCTCAGGCCGGCACCGCCTGGGGCTCGACGCCGCGGCGCCCGCGCCCCGGCACCGCCTTCGACTGGCGGTAGACCTGCCGCGCCATCTCGAGGAACGCCGTCATCGCGCTCGACACGTAGGCATCCTCGCGCCGCACGAACAGCGTCTCGACGTGCGCCAGCTCCTTCGGCACGCGATGGATCGAAACGTCGCCGGCCGTCGCCGCGTCGGCCACCACGCCCTTGGGCAGCAGCGTGATGCCCACGCCGGCCGCCACGCAGTTGATGATCGCGTCGAGCGAGCCGAATTCGAGCGGCTTCGCCACCACGATGCCCATCCCGGCCAGGAACGAATCGAGCCGCTGCCGGTACGAGCAGCCGAACTGGAACACCACCGTCTTCAGGTCCGGCCTGCCGGCAAGCTCCTTCACGGAGCGGATCGCGGGGCTCGTCACCAGCACCAGTTCCTCGGTGAACATCGTCTCGACGTGCAGGGCCGGATGATGGATCGGGCCGGCCACGAACGCGCCGTCGAGCCGGTAGTCGATCACGTCCTGCATCAGGCCCGAGGTGGTGCCCGAATTGACCACCAGCCGCACCTCCGGCCAGGTGCGCGCGAAGTCGGTCAGCAGCGGCGAGAGCCGCAGCGCCATGGTGGTCTCCAGCGTGCCGAGCGTGAGCGTGCCGGTGGGCTCGCCGCGATCGGTGGCGGCGGCGCGCGCCTCGTTGACGAGCTGCGCGATGCGGCCGACGAACGGCAGCATGCGCTGCGCGGCCGGCGTGGCGGTCACGCCGCGCGCATGACGCTGGAACAGCGCCACGCCGAGTTCGTCCTCCAGCGCGCGAATCCGCGCGGTCACGTTCGACTGCACCGTGTGCAGCTCGGCCGCCGCCTTGTTCATGCTGCCATGGCGCGCTACGGCTTCGAAGGTCTTCAGGTCGGCAAGGTCCATGATCGGAAAAGCGAAACGCTTCAAGGGCTATCGACGCGACGATTGTAGCGAGCCCGCCGCCCGGCCGGGAAACGAGGAATCGGCATAGCAGCGATCTCGATTCCAGATATCCCATATCTTGATAATTCAGTTCTATGGATTAGTGATGGCGCGTAACCTCAAGCTATCGAATAAGCGAATCGAGCGAAGGAACGACGATGCAACGCGCAGCCGACTCCTCCCCCCACGCCACCCGCGACGCGCGCGGCGTGCAGATCTGGCGGGCCACCCTTTCCGGATTCAGCGCCAGCCTGGTGGGTATCGGGCTGGCGCGTTTCGCCTACACCCCGCTGTTGCCGGCGATCGTCGACGCGCACTGGTTCGCGCCGTCGCTGGCCGCCTATCTGGGCGCGGCCAATCTCGCCGGCTATCTGCTCGGCGCGCTGACGGGCCGCCAGGCCGCCGCGCGAGCCGGCGTCACGCTCACGCTGCGCGCGATGATGCTGCTCGCGACGGTGGCGTTCATCGCCTGTGCGTATCCGCTCTCGTTCACGTGGTTCCTCGCCTGGCGCCTGCTCGCCGGGCTGGCCGGCGGCGCGCTGATGGTACTGGCCGCGCCCACCGTGCTGCGGCACGTGCCCGCCTCGCGGCGCGGCCTGGTGAGCGGCGTGATCTTCATGGGCGTGGGCGTGGGCGTGGTGGCCTCCGGCACGGTCGTGCCGCTGCTGCTGCAACGCGGCCTGCCGGCCACCTGGATCGGCATCGGGCTGCTCTCGCTCGCGCTCACGGCACTCGCCTGGCACGGCTGGCCGCACGAAGCCGCACCGCCGGCCGCCCCCGCCGCCCCGGCGCGGCACCGCCACGCGCCCGCGTCGCGTCCGCTGCGCGCGCTCTACGCCGAATACGCGCTGAACGCGGCCGGCTGGGTGCCGCACATGATCTTCCTGGTCGACTACGTCACGCGCGGCCTCGGCCAGAGCCTGCAGGTGGGCGCCGAATACTGGGTGCTGTTCGGCATCGGCGCCACGCTCGGGCCGGTGTTGGCGGGCGCGCTGGCCGACCGGATCGGCTTCGGCAACGCGCTGCGGCTCGCGTTCGTGCTCGAGATCGGCGGCGTGGCGATCCCGGCGCTCGGGCTCGGCGCGTTCTGGCTGATGCTGTCGAGCGTGGTGGTGGGCGCGTTCGTCACCGGCACCGTGCCGCTCGTGCTCGGCCGGCTGCACGAACTGCTCGCGCATCATCCGGCGCGGCGCGATCCGGCCTGGCGCACGGCCACGGTCGGCTTCGCGCTGTGCCAGGCGCTGGCCGCCTACGGGCTGTCCTACGTGTTCTCGCATCACGGCGGCGACTACCGCCTGCTGTTCGCGATCGGCACCGCGTCGATGGTGCTGGCGCTGCTGATCGATCTGGCCGCCGGCCTGGCACGGCGCGGCGCGCAACCGTGACGCACGGCATGGCAGCCGCCGTGCCGCTCCCCCTTCGACGAGCGTAGATGAGGCATCCGATGTCCCACCCGGCCCCGAGCATCGCCCCCAACCCAACCCATGCACCCAACGCGCCTGCGGCGCAAGCCGCCCCGCGCAGCTACGCCGAACGCAACGCGCGCTACTGGAAGCGCAATCTCGCGATCTGCGTGTTCGGTTCGTTCACGACGCTGGTGAGCCTGAGCATGTTGCTGCCGTTCCTGCCGCTCTACGTCGAGCAGCTCGGCGTGACGAATCCGGCCGGCATCGTGCAATGGTCGGGCGTCGCGTTCGGCGCGACCTTCTTCGGCACGGCGATCACCGCGCCGCTGTGGGGGCGGCTGGCCGACCGCTACGGCCGCAAGCCGATGCTGGTGCGCGCGGCGATCGGAATGGCGGTGGTGATGTCGCTGATCGGCGTCGCACACAGCGTGACCGAGCTGGTGGTGCTGCGGCTGGCCGCCGGTCTGATCGGCGGCTACGCGTCGGCCTCGATCGTGATGGTGGGCACCCAGGCGCCGCGCGAGCGGGCCGGCTGGGCGCTCGGCGTGCTCTCCACGGGCGCGCTCGCCGGCAACCTGATCGGCCCGCTGGTGGGCGGCTTCCTGCCCGCGCTGGTCGGCATCCGCGGCACGTTCTTCGTGGGCGGCGCGGTGATCGCGGTGGCCGCCGTGGCCACCATCGCGCTGGTGCGCGAGGACTTCGAGCGCGGCGTGGACGGCCGCGCGCGCCGCGACGCCGCGCCGGGCGCCCACGCCACGCGCCCGGCCATCGAGCGCGCCGCGCTTGGCGCGCTGCTCGTCACCGCCATGATG
This window encodes:
- a CDS encoding ester cyclase, which produces MLIDSFMGRARRATATTRAAGALLAVVATALAPAVPARAEAAALVQPKQLTADRSLPARQLAEQLHAARLYDTFWSTGDEAEARAALAPDFVDRTLPPGRAQGVAGPLAASRAFHAAVPDVHCEVEQMIVAGDRVVAHLRFSGHFTGSFGAVRGRGQPVDFIATDIYRIRGGRIAENWHLEDNLTFLTQLGVVKP
- a CDS encoding LysR family transcriptional regulator, whose protein sequence is MDNLGDIRLFVEAASLGSLSAAGRKLGLSPAAASARLVKLERALGTQLFERSTRKLRLTDEGRLYLEHCRHALQTLDDARVALQLGRASIGGALRVSATSDFGRVVLRRWLDEFNDRHPQVTLTLVLADSLSNLLHDDIDLAIRFGVPADSAMIARRLADNRRVLCAAPSYLAARGAPRHPDELAGHAFVLLGSSAGIANQWRFERDGETVHVTVPPERARQTNDGALAREWAIEGRGAVMKSIWDVGADLRAGRLVLLLPEWRCPDLPVHALFQRNQYMAPRVRALLDFLEQRFAEAAVEIAPFLR
- a CDS encoding MFS transporter → MSHPAPSIAPNPTHAPNAPAAQAAPRSYAERNARYWKRNLAICVFGSFTTLVSLSMLLPFLPLYVEQLGVTNPAGIVQWSGVAFGATFFGTAITAPLWGRLADRYGRKPMLVRAAIGMAVVMSLIGVAHSVTELVVLRLAAGLIGGYASASIVMVGTQAPRERAGWALGVLSTGALAGNLIGPLVGGFLPALVGIRGTFFVGGAVIAVAAVATIALVREDFERGVDGRARRDAAPGAHATRPAIERAALGALLVTAMMVLLANMSIEPIITVYIGQLGVPHDHLARTAGIVMAASALGSMITAPRLGALADRVGGWPVIVGCLLVTSVMLLPQAFVTQWWQLALLRGLMGMSIAGLLPSIAKLVRHAVDEHRSGSVLGYLQSAQFSGQVVGPLIGGQIGAHVGLHAVFFVTSALLVLCAVVDGWVHGRQAARRA
- the cydB gene encoding cytochrome d ubiquinol oxidase subunit II; the encoded protein is MDVTVIWAAIIALGLFMYVVLDGFDLGIGIVFPFFPDERERDLMMNTVAPVWDGNETWLVLGGAGLFATFPIVYATVLSALYLPLIFMLVCLIFRGVSFELRAKARRTKHLWDLAFIGGSAGATFFQGIALGAYLQGIPVADGHFAGDPFGWLTPFSLLTGLGLVATYALLGCCWLVAKTEGDLQRRLHRVVWPLTVVLLALIGIVSIWTPLQEPAVAQRWFGSGLFVYLMPVPFLVVACGAWMYRAVRARRDTLPFVLALAIVALGYIGLLVSLFPYAIPRSVTLWEAAAPRSSQIFTLVGAAVILPIIIAYTTMGYWVFRGKIRHEDQHYYHH
- a CDS encoding YbfB/YjiJ family MFS transporter, giving the protein MQRAADSSPHATRDARGVQIWRATLSGFSASLVGIGLARFAYTPLLPAIVDAHWFAPSLAAYLGAANLAGYLLGALTGRQAAARAGVTLTLRAMMLLATVAFIACAYPLSFTWFLAWRLLAGLAGGALMVLAAPTVLRHVPASRRGLVSGVIFMGVGVGVVASGTVVPLLLQRGLPATWIGIGLLSLALTALAWHGWPHEAAPPAAPAAPARHRHAPASRPLRALYAEYALNAAGWVPHMIFLVDYVTRGLGQSLQVGAEYWVLFGIGATLGPVLAGALADRIGFGNALRLAFVLEIGGVAIPALGLGAFWLMLSSVVVGAFVTGTVPLVLGRLHELLAHHPARRDPAWRTATVGFALCQALAAYGLSYVFSHHGGDYRLLFAIGTASMVLALLIDLAAGLARRGAQP
- a CDS encoding VOC family protein, with protein sequence MYLDHATFVTDDLDALCRFFADVVGLEAGPRPPFSVEGRWFYLGGRPAIHLIRAALPATAAPGVPRIDHVALRVDERAEWEALLGRLAGRRIAYRLGEVPLTNELQLFVPIAPGVTVEFVTTSHRAPA
- a CDS encoding carboxymuconolactone decarboxylase family protein gives rise to the protein MSRLSTLAPADATGAAAEVFAKIRKAVGKVPNAYATIGTHHPEALAAMLGVDAIVAGGTLGKAEIETIKLAVSEAAGCDYCVAAHTLAGKFAGLSPETMQQVRAGEPTGDAKRDALVAFVRTLVTTRGTVPAEAFERFIAAGFTERQVVEVSLAITSITFTNLINRANDTTLDFPAVK
- a CDS encoding alkene reductase; its protein translation is MPTANLFTAARLAGRDVAHRVVMAPMTRARSTQPGDVPNAMNARYYAQRASAALIVTEASQITPQGKGYSFTPGIHSEAQIAGWRLVTDAVHAQGGRIFLQLWHVGRMSHPDFHHGELPVAPSAVPFDGQIWKVDAATGVGEMVDCPTPRALENAEVKQIVRDFAQAARNAIAAGFDGVEIHGANGYLVDQFLRTTSNQRTDEYGGSRENRLRFLQEVVDAVAAEVGAARTAIRVAPFLTARGMACPDILPTMLDAAAWLQARGIAYLHLVEADWDDAPQFTETFRREIRERFTGPIIVAGKYDLARANWVLSNGHADFVAFGRPFVANPDLPYRLAHDLPLADFDGGTLFGGDERGYSDYPALVHDASDTATA
- a CDS encoding carboxymuconolactone decarboxylase family protein, yielding MSSFPIHSIASAPQKSVAALEQLHAAFGTIPAIAGVIAASPVLLNGFVAVFANVHSGSLSEAEIQTLLLTNAVTNRCEWAVAFHTGLALQQGVPRTEVDALRAGRSPEDARRHALSTLARMLIETRGHLQPAALQAFLDAGFDSAQVLEVIAVVAASTITNYTGSVARPPLAAPFDAYVWHAPA
- a CDS encoding phytoene/squalene synthase family protein, whose product is MTQASRAFLLGPLLKGVSRSFYLTLAVLPAGMRDPIGLAYLLARAADTIADTSLLPPARRLEWLLSLREQVNGTPDEAALRTIAAEVASQQTESDEKVLLESLGPALAILAQLGETDRAAVRGIVTTLTQGMEFDLVTFPDETSGRLDALPDDAALDHYTYMVAGCVGEFWTTMTLAHQPGVLRRDADTMKALGIRFGKALQLTNVLRDAAKDLRIGRCYLPADRLTRERIAPADLLGDDASRLARPVMLELVRVALGHFGAAIDYTFAIPPTAMRLRLACIWPIAIGLMTLRLLVVNGAWLAPGHASKVRRNDVYKVIAWSIPRSLSNGCLRRWFDRMIGEIERVLDASSVTRHR
- a CDS encoding LysR substrate-binding domain-containing protein produces the protein MDLADLKTFEAVARHGSMNKAAAELHTVQSNVTARIRALEDELGVALFQRHARGVTATPAAQRMLPFVGRIAQLVNEARAAATDRGEPTGTLTLGTLETTMALRLSPLLTDFARTWPEVRLVVNSGTTSGLMQDVIDYRLDGAFVAGPIHHPALHVETMFTEELVLVTSPAIRSVKELAGRPDLKTVVFQFGCSYRQRLDSFLAGMGIVVAKPLEFGSLDAIINCVAAGVGITLLPKGVVADAATAGDVSIHRVPKELAHVETLFVRREDAYVSSAMTAFLEMARQVYRQSKAVPGRGRRGVEPQAVPA